The following DNA comes from Erigeron canadensis isolate Cc75 chromosome 3, C_canadensis_v1, whole genome shotgun sequence.
atatatatatatatatatatccaagttattttaggaccaatgcTTATTTTAGGACCATTAAAACCAAATcttaatcattcatttttcaccatCTCTGACATATGTATATGCTTGTTGAATAATAATCAAGTACTATTGATCCAAAAACTTGATATTTTCTTGAACAATATTgaaatattaaaacttaatttcTCTTGATTAATCATATCATAtgcagtatatatatatcttgttaaAAGAATTATACaaataatgtaaataaaatcatatcatatcaatatatattattacttctagaaaatgaatatatgcAATACCAATGGATTCTAATAAAAGGTCAGCTACAAAGCTTGTGCATATATAATCAGCTAGCAATTGTACAAAATAGCTTTATATATAAAGCTTATGTATATACTATCAATATATATGATCTTAGAAACTTGTAAAGACATATGTCAGTAATATTGGTTATACTTTACAaccccaaaaaatatatatcatcatgAAATGGTTGCAGTGTATAGCTATCTAGTTGATACaaagtctgtatatatatatatatatatatatatgattttccATGCACAATAATATGCATAAAACCCTGCATTAATGACTACATGAAGAAAAAAGGATCACCAACAGAAAACTGATCCACGGCTGATCTCAAATCGTCCCATTCTCCAGTCTTAACAAACTCGTTCACATCAGCTAGACCCGAAAAGCTGGAGCATGATGCCGATGTAGATTGTGGTAGATCAGAGGACGTCGTGGCAAGCTGTTGATGACCTTGATGAATCATCAAGTGGTAATTCGTCTGATCATGGTAGTATTGGTGttggtgatgatgattatgaacgaaaggtttctttTCGTCGATTTGAGGAGTTTGAAAGCTAATGTAACTTTGCATATCGTAATCAGAATCTCCGCTACTTGTTTGATCAACCACCGGCTGATGTGATTTTTTGGTAGACGCTTCTTTCCATTCGGGTAAGGTTTTTTTGCAGCTTGGAGATCTTTTTAGAATTCTACACAATGTCCAAACTTCCTGCATACACACGTACAATGTGCTTCATGTAATAAGTCTCTTGGTTACATATGTACAAAAGAAAAACTCCAAATGTTGTAGAATGTATAATTTCATTTCAATATGAGTTTTGTCGTGTTGATAAAAtcgttaattttttattaataccaAAATGTTAAAACCTTAAGAGccgtttggttcgcagaatttATGGAAATATGTTGGAATGAGATTTAGAATTTAATATGTTAACTAAACATAACAAGGAAGAAAATTCAAATTCCATTCCACCAGATTCAATTCCCATAAATTCTGGGAACCAACCGGCCCTTTAGCGATCACTTTGATTCCGAATTCAAAAACCATATTGGACAAAAGTGAATGTACGTTGCTGACTACATTCGGCGTATGAGAAATCATTTTAACCCGAAATGAAGTTAGTTAGTTTAGTTGATGTACTTACAGCGTCTTGAAGAGATTTATCGTCTATTTGTTTGCCGTTTTCATTGTCTGAAAGAGGAGGAGGAAGACGAAACTCATGCATCATCCATTCGGTTTTGGTCCCTTTACCAGCACTACCACGGTAATAAACAAGAGACTTCTTGAGGCCTATGCAGACTGTTCCGTCACTTGAGTAAATCGGACGATCAATGCCAGTAGCTTTCCAGAAACCCGATCCAGTCACTCTGTTAGGTCTTATGCTGTTCCTATACTTCCTTCCTCTTCTGCAAAAGAAGTACCATTCTTTCTCTCCACTACTATTACCTTCTGCATATACACACCATTTCAAAGCAagcattaatatatatagaaaacatCAAACTTATATTATTCAATGTGTTTGATTAGATCTTAATTtattagctagctagctagaacaACAAATATATTCCATTGATCGATTAACACGATATTTTTGAGCCGTAAATTGTAAGACATGAAATAAGTAGAGAACTGATCTCTGTGTTTGTAATTGCTTTTACGTTTCATGTTCTATCGTAATAGAATAAAAATTTTCTAGCAAAAAACCCTACTAACTAATGATATGTACTTATAATATATCAACCATATATATAGTTGACCaaagtatatatgtaatttcTCTTTTATGACAATAATTCTAAAAAGCCCTAAGTTCAATcttctctttttatttcttttttcgcAGGATCaagtaagaaaaatatatatgcatgtatagttaattagctagctagctaagGATAAAAAGTTGAATCATATACTTGGAAGATCCCATGGATCGTATTTGTAGATGTCGATCTCCTTGATAAGTTCGATACTAAGTGGTTTCTTCTCAACTTTTCGAAGCAGATAGAATCCGACGAGTTCTTCATCCAACGGATGAAATCGAAACCCTGGAAGAGGtatgtcttcttcttcatcaactaATTCtgtagtattattatttatattagtgTTAGAAAAGTTCATATTCAGCTGCTTGTGAGTATCCATAGATTCTTCTAATAACTTTCTATATGTGGAGTACTAGCTTTTGTGAGTTTGTATAGAGGAAACCTTCTTCTAATTTGTATGTTATTTGTAGTGAGATTGTATGTGAAAGGGCTTTGAGGAGTATATAAATCAACTGATGAATATTTCAACTTAGTCAAAGTCATGTATATTGACTTGTTGGTTGTTTTATGGACCCACAAATCTAAAGCTTCTTCAAACTTATATAGTCTTTGGTCATTTTTTCACCCCACAAGCTACATATATTATTGGAATtgggattaagattgagataaTTGATATAGAGATTGGGATAATATAGGCATATAGCTAGCTCATGTTAATGttgtttacttttatatatatgtattttatattttatgtatttataaacCACACAAATGTAGTAGTAGTGTTCTTGGGTATCTATCTCATTTCTTTCTACTTATTTATttgacacacacacatatatatatatatatattatattatatataaatttgttttggaTAGCAAATATTAGACATGCATTCTAGCAAGTTGCCAAAGGAAAAAGTAAATCACTCACATATATGGTGGTTCTGAAACCGTCAAAAATTTCACCTTATATTTGACCTTCATTAGATCAAACGGAAAAAGGGAAATAGTCAGAGATTTCATCATATATCTGACCATCATCTAGCTCAAcagaaaaggaaaataaaaactatatcttgtatatttatactatataatGTTACATCGATCTTTACCTTTTTTCCTGTTGTAGAGTCATTTAGTGAGGCTGATAACGAATTGgctatcattttttttactagACAATATTGTTTACTGTCTAATTACATAATTCTAAGGCCTTGACATTTTGGGGTTTATGCGACTTGGATAGGAAAAATGTTGACTAATAATATTAGTCCAGAAGCTAGCTAGGCAtcagatatatataatttttaggTGTATGAGCTTTGCTCTtccaagatatatataatttttttcaaatactACAAGctagaatttttaaaatatgtattaagTTACATGGTTAAACTAGTTAAACTAGttcaattcattcatatatatgtacaacaacaacattgatcaaatgataaaacaaaaaacccgATAAACTAGCTTACTGTTTATATGTAATGAATTTATTCGCATATATCAAGTAAAAGaagtattaaataataataataataataataataataataaaaagcaaaTTGCACATATTACATAGACTTGTTTCCAAGGATCTAGCAAGCTAGTATTTACCAACAACTACCTCTTCcgtttcattttaattgtcctaatttgacttttgaaatgttttttttgGATGAGGATTTCTAACTTTATTGGTAGAGTTgttaatcttaacctttgaattaaaatcaagggtcaagattcaaagaacatctttgaatcttgacctttgatttcaatccaaaggtcaagatgctTTCAATTTACccttaaagttatttataactatAACTTTAAGGAATCCTCATccgtgtttttttaattttactgtaaatatctttgtttatattacatattagttaatgaaacttatattaatgagatgcatatttaaaattcaatcaatccattcatatattttatgatGTCAAGTGTTATAGAAtatcaacaaaaataatatttacggttaaagttgAAGACAAAAGATTTGGCAATTCATATTTGGACAATCAAAATGTAAGGAGGAAGTAACAAACTAGTTAGCTACTTTAATAAACCATATTTATCTTGCTTCATGATCCGTTGGGATAAAAAGATGTCTTTCTTTCTTACAAACATGAGGTGAATATCTCTTATATTCTCTTCtcttcttatataaataaaataaaattatttttagaagtCTTTTTTCTATGTAGCattcaaacatttttttctaaactattttttaaatgtcataatcatttttcttttcttttaatatattttttattagacCTTATGTAATCCCTTTCTTTCATattatatccgtctcattttagttgtcatgttgtctaactttgaccgtaaataactttgtttgtactatatagtagttgataaaacttatatgaatgaaaagtacattaaaaacccaattcattcatatattttatatcaagtgttacatgacacaaacaaagttatttacggtcaaagttagtcaacatgacaactaaaatgagacGGATGAAGTATTTGTctaaccttaatttttttttaattaatatgaaaaatgatcaaCTTTATCttaactctttatttttaaatccatatctaccattgatttatCTTAGTTCTTTCACTTTTTCATCACCTTAATcgggttttatatattaatgttcatctttacaAGTATCTTGCTATCTCAAcatcaaattataatgtatcaacaacaaattacatacatatttccatatactttttggtttgaactttttaattaagcggccggattgaacccgggttaattagctagtatattattaaaacaacattgtttttaaaagttatttaaaaaaaatgaaatggcAAGCCCTCATCCTTTGCTAGCATAATTTTTAGAaagatatgacatcataatttttatatttttattttgggttAAGTCAACGTactttccttcttgtacatggttgaccatCAAACCCGAAAACTAAACTGTATGACCaatatacttttcaaatttgtacacggttgaccaaaagtttacCGGTTGACCGGTGATAGCAGGTTAAATgcatttttctttaataaaattatgatgTGGATATTACGTGGAAAAAAATTAATCACCAGATTACCAACGAACTTTTCCAagttgtacatggttgcccaacAAACTTGTAACATTTATACATGGTTCACCAATTGTTGACTGGTATACCGGTTAATATCTTTTTAGGTGATCAGGCAATGCCGTGGactatttaaaaatatgatatgaaTTCCGAAttggcaaatatatatataaaaaaatcatatccCGTCTATGTTAAGGATGTTAGATAACAAAGAAGACATAATTCAGTTTAGGGTTCAGACCAACTGGGGGAAAGGAGAACGAACATTTGATTCTTATATACAACTTTGGTGATTCGGAATCCATATCTTTTATCATTAGTCCATGTCATTATCAACTAAGTGTCACGTCACCTAAAAAGAGTATAATTGATAAATATGCAGGTCATGAATTGGTGAACCATGTACAAATGTTACAAGTTTgttgggcaaccatgtacaactAGAAAAGTTCGTTGGTAATCTGGTGATTAATTTTTTTCCACGTAATATCCACATCATAATTTTATCAAAGAAAAATGCATTTAACCGGCTATCACCGGTCAACCGgtaaacttttggtcaaccgtgtacaaatttgaaaagtatattGGTCATACAGTTTAGTTTTTGggtttgatgggcaaccatgtacaagaaagaaagtacgttggtcatccagtgacttaacccttttattttcttatcgTTTTTTTTACCCTAAACTCAATGTTTACTTTCTTTA
Coding sequences within:
- the LOC122594324 gene encoding transcription factor JUNGBRUNNEN 1 — protein: MDTHKQLNMNFSNTNINNNTTELVDEEEDIPLPGFRFHPLDEELVGFYLLRKVEKKPLSIELIKEIDIYKYDPWDLPKGNSSGEKEWYFFCRRGRKYRNSIRPNRVTGSGFWKATGIDRPIYSSDGTVCIGLKKSLVYYRGSAGKGTKTEWMMHEFRLPPPLSDNENGKQIDDKSLQDAEVWTLCRILKRSPSCKKTLPEWKEASTKKSHQPVVDQTSSGDSDYDMQSYISFQTPQIDEKKPFVHNHHHQHQYYHDQTNYHLMIHQGHQQLATTSSDLPQSTSASCSSFSGLADVNEFVKTGEWDDLRSAVDQFSVGDPFFFM